The segment CATTGAAAATAAAGCCTTTACGGATAGCCAAACCATTATTATTGTTTCTTACGCTCACCTCGTAGACAGTTGTACCATCGTTTACTATCTGCTCCGGTACCTCTGCTACAATCCTCAAGCTGTCTTTTGATAAGAGTTTAACCTCTCCCTTTAGCGAGGAAAGACCGCCCACGCCATCGGTGCCACCAATCATCAGTTCCTTCAGGTCAAAATTTTCACCATCAATAATAAGCTGTCTTACCTCTTTAGTACCTGTAATATTGCCCAAACTGTCCCGTATGAATGTGGTCTCCACATTAAGATAAACATCACTTATTACAGGGTCTTTAACAAAATTGAATTGAAGTGTGTCGCTGGTAGTTGAACCGTCTGCTGAGACTTTTATATTATCTATAATTATGTTGGCTATGCCAGTATACAGGGGTGCTTTGTTGCCTTCAGTATCTTTGAATTCATTTGTTGGAGGTATATAGATTATAATTTGTTTCCTTGTAGTCGAAATAGTAGGATCTGTTTTATACAAAACCCCATTGTAATAAAATTCCAATCTGACAGTAGTTCCTGCATCAAATTCATGGTCCGCATCAGCACTGACTGTTATCTGGCCACCATGTCCTGAAGACACAAGATTGGTGTCTATGGATACAACATGGTCTGCGGCATATATATAGCCCTGCGGAAGTAAAGAGAACAATATAGACATGATTACAATTAGACAGAGAGCCCTCCTCATAGGTTGTTCCCCCTTAGCAGCATTTCATATGACTTTCAACAATAATTGACACGTGTATCGTACTGACAATATCCACACACCTGAATATATATCGACAGGAAACGATATAAAATTAAGTCCATTTTCATTATACCATCTTCCACTCTGGTTGTAAAAAAAATGCTGCACATAAAGTGCAGCTATATGAATTGGGTTGGGGCATCAACTTTCATGTTTTATATTACAACTATCGACAAAATATCACAATAGGAAAATAGTCTCATTTATTTAATCAATTACGTTTACATGTATGTTGTTTCTTTCAACACATTTCTTAAGCGGATTTATTACCTGCTGGTTATCAAAAGCCGACCGTAAAGATTTTCCGACTATTATCTCATTCACTTCATTGTTTTTTGCAAACTCTGCCAGTGTTTCGTATATCTTTTTACCAGACAGTATACTGACACTTCCACCCTGGGCCTGGGCTTTGTTAAATAATTCCAAAAGTATGTCATGCTCTTCTAAATGCTTGTGGAGGTCATCGTCTTTGTTTACATAGACGACAGAAAACTCTCCCTTCATCTCCTTCGCTCTGTCGTGGCCAGCTTTAATGAGCCTTTCACAGCTCCTCTGAGGAGTAATACAGACCATTATTCTGTATTTACTTCCAGAGTTAAAGTTGTCAATCATTTAAGCCACCCTCCCACTTTGTGGTTATATTAACGCAAAACTCCTCATAAGCAGGTA is part of the Calorimonas adulescens genome and harbors:
- a CDS encoding universal stress protein UspA, which translates into the protein MIDNFNSGSKYRIMVCITPQRSCERLIKAGHDRAKEMKGEFSVVYVNKDDDLHKHLEEHDILLELFNKAQAQGGSVSILSGKKIYETLAEFAKNNEVNEIIVGKSLRSAFDNQQVINPLKKCVERNNIHVNVID